In the genome of Flexistipes sinusarabici DSM 4947, one region contains:
- the recB gene encoding exodeoxyribonuclease V subunit beta has product MGHNYFNIQECPIEGSNLIEASAGTGKTYSIASLFLKALLEKRVKSVKNILVLTFTKAATAEIKLRIYENLLTAKRMLEETSENVREHLFEKEPVIRDILKPYLDERSEALKIISNAVKNFDENGIYTIHGFCNLILSEYAFSSGVPFDKNMVTDQSLLVFETIVDYWRMFAFFAPKCVMNKLEKLEFSDLISLYKIKESNPHIRINQQEENMTGISNTVENCYNSAEEIHGELAERLKYTDTTSFLGLIPFEKLKGNIYQKSSIEAKAEKFLNFISADQPLYAKDILDDSIIIYFTAGKITSSLKKNNKIDEMPEIFKIIEHFYDIYLQYMQAADGWLAGFKKNMIDFVHKRLNAYKSARGILYFNDQLSILHDALSETGDHFKDRIADEYQLVFVDEFQDTDPLQYEIIKKLFIDKSAVFFIGDPKQSIYSFRGADIYSYIKAKENVESGYTMKTNFRSESALVYGVNRIFNSRFRRENPFVIENIGYSDVDSENKGETKLIVEGEEYKPLKIWAFETSDGNLINEDEYNEAAALTTAREVARLLKLSAESKAYIKHKDKYEQLKPADFAVLCRKTKEAFIVKKYLDQLGIANIISSSKSIFDSEEAYEIHLLLNCISEPGNLNMIKNFLITDLMGFKPHHVKNMEESEGLGGYSIKLRGYKELLISRGIMHCVNEFLKDEQIISRLIHSPYGKRKIANINQLSEILHKKESENALQLHELINWLSNQRSGNLLKEEEYELRMETDEDALNIMTIHKSKGLQFPVVFAPFLLAGSLMHSFKPFIYHDDDLEIHLQLESDEETQSKYALECLSENLRLAYVALTRAKYRCYTALAKTRNAGTSAFAYLFSGVNIFSKEWKKEFKDITSMENFVTEALDNEAFDFIDILPAKPESADINSDFEPSESAEELSGEEKNLRVREFQNKAPERWRISSFSSILRKMNPHETFTTFMDDEVFGVSEISEEKRDADYSMFSLPGGVNTGNALHDLLEHTDLNTVTESGLNEIVRKTLNLYHIDAKFKNAVCENINNLRGKKLGGEKDFQLKNVPYKDTLREMEFYFPSRSIDSRLIRDVFIRNAGEGETESIIAGSMGEDVSEKIYGFMKGYIDMIFRYNGRYYIIDWKTNYLGSTYEDYREDSLNQAMLKYQYFLQYHIYTVALTLHLNSKMENFDYERHFGGVYYLFLRGIDAGENSRNGIFFHKPAQSVIAGLIESFQIEPVFSNGGTSGNP; this is encoded by the coding sequence TTGGGACATAATTACTTTAATATTCAGGAATGCCCTATTGAAGGTTCCAATCTTATTGAAGCCAGTGCCGGAACTGGTAAAACCTACAGCATTGCCTCACTTTTCCTGAAAGCGCTTCTTGAAAAGAGAGTTAAAAGTGTAAAGAATATTCTGGTTTTGACATTCACCAAAGCTGCCACCGCAGAAATAAAGCTGAGAATATACGAAAATCTGCTGACTGCAAAACGGATGCTTGAGGAAACGAGTGAGAATGTCAGAGAGCATCTTTTTGAGAAAGAACCTGTCATCAGAGATATATTGAAGCCTTACCTTGATGAGCGCTCTGAGGCATTGAAAATTATTTCCAATGCCGTTAAAAATTTTGATGAAAACGGAATTTATACCATTCACGGTTTTTGTAATCTCATTTTGAGCGAATACGCTTTTTCCAGCGGTGTGCCCTTTGACAAAAATATGGTGACGGATCAGTCTCTGCTTGTTTTTGAAACAATTGTGGATTACTGGAGAATGTTTGCTTTTTTTGCACCCAAATGCGTGATGAACAAACTTGAAAAGCTTGAATTTTCAGATCTGATAAGCCTGTATAAAATCAAAGAGTCAAATCCGCATATAAGGATAAATCAGCAGGAAGAAAATATGACCGGTATCAGTAACACGGTTGAGAATTGTTATAACAGCGCTGAGGAAATTCATGGCGAACTGGCTGAGAGACTTAAATATACCGATACTACGTCTTTTCTGGGATTGATCCCTTTTGAAAAGCTGAAAGGTAATATTTACCAAAAATCCAGTATAGAAGCAAAAGCTGAAAAATTTCTGAATTTTATTTCCGCTGATCAGCCCCTTTATGCCAAAGATATACTTGATGATAGTATAATAATTTATTTTACCGCCGGGAAAATAACATCGTCCCTGAAGAAAAACAATAAAATTGATGAAATGCCCGAAATTTTTAAGATTATTGAACATTTTTATGACATTTATTTGCAGTATATGCAGGCTGCTGACGGTTGGTTGGCCGGCTTTAAGAAGAATATGATAGATTTCGTTCACAAAAGGCTGAATGCTTACAAGTCGGCCCGGGGAATATTATACTTTAACGATCAGCTGTCAATCCTTCACGATGCCCTGAGTGAAACCGGTGACCATTTTAAAGACAGAATTGCCGATGAGTATCAGCTGGTCTTTGTAGATGAATTTCAGGATACCGATCCTCTGCAATACGAGATAATAAAAAAACTATTTATTGATAAATCGGCAGTTTTTTTCATTGGCGATCCGAAGCAGTCTATTTACAGCTTCAGAGGGGCGGATATTTACTCCTACATAAAAGCGAAGGAGAATGTGGAGAGCGGATACACTATGAAAACGAACTTCCGCTCAGAATCGGCTCTTGTTTACGGGGTTAACAGAATATTCAATTCACGTTTCCGCCGGGAAAACCCATTTGTTATAGAAAATATAGGGTATTCGGATGTGGATTCCGAGAATAAAGGTGAAACTAAGCTGATTGTCGAGGGGGAGGAGTATAAGCCGCTGAAAATCTGGGCTTTTGAGACTTCTGATGGCAATCTTATTAATGAAGATGAATACAATGAAGCGGCTGCCTTGACAACAGCGAGAGAAGTTGCCAGGCTTCTGAAATTATCAGCGGAAAGCAAAGCATATATAAAGCATAAAGATAAATATGAGCAGCTTAAACCGGCTGATTTTGCCGTCCTTTGCAGAAAAACGAAAGAAGCATTCATTGTAAAAAAATATTTGGATCAGCTGGGGATTGCAAATATTATCAGCTCTTCAAAAAGCATATTTGATTCAGAAGAGGCTTATGAAATCCACCTGCTGCTTAACTGCATTTCAGAGCCGGGAAATCTGAATATGATAAAAAATTTCCTCATCACTGATTTAATGGGTTTCAAACCCCACCATGTTAAAAATATGGAAGAATCTGAAGGGCTCGGGGGATATTCCATAAAGCTGAGGGGATACAAAGAGCTTTTGATCAGCAGAGGCATTATGCACTGTGTAAACGAATTTCTAAAAGATGAGCAAATTATTTCAAGGCTTATACATTCTCCTTACGGCAAAAGAAAGATTGCCAATATAAACCAATTGTCGGAGATTCTGCATAAAAAAGAGTCAGAAAATGCTTTACAGCTGCACGAACTGATTAACTGGTTGAGCAATCAGCGCTCCGGAAACCTCTTAAAGGAGGAAGAGTATGAACTGCGTATGGAGACGGATGAAGATGCACTGAATATTATGACAATTCATAAGAGCAAGGGGCTGCAGTTTCCCGTTGTATTTGCACCCTTTCTGCTTGCCGGTTCCCTGATGCACAGTTTTAAACCGTTTATTTATCACGATGACGATTTGGAGATACATCTGCAGCTGGAGAGTGATGAGGAAACCCAAAGTAAATATGCCCTTGAGTGTCTTTCGGAGAATCTGAGACTGGCTTATGTGGCGCTTACCAGAGCAAAATACCGCTGCTACACGGCATTGGCAAAAACGCGTAATGCAGGCACATCGGCTTTTGCATATCTTTTTTCCGGCGTAAATATTTTTAGCAAAGAATGGAAGAAAGAGTTTAAGGATATAACAAGTATGGAAAACTTTGTGACGGAAGCTTTGGATAATGAGGCTTTTGATTTTATCGACATTCTCCCTGCAAAACCTGAATCAGCGGATATCAACTCCGATTTTGAGCCGTCAGAGTCTGCAGAAGAATTAAGCGGTGAGGAGAAAAATCTGCGGGTTCGTGAATTCCAAAATAAGGCACCGGAGAGATGGAGGATATCAAGTTTCTCATCCATTTTAAGAAAAATGAATCCCCATGAAACATTTACCACCTTTATGGATGATGAGGTTTTCGGTGTATCAGAAATCAGCGAAGAAAAGAGGGATGCGGATTATTCGATGTTTTCCCTGCCGGGGGGTGTTAATACGGGCAATGCTCTGCACGACCTTTTGGAACATACGGATTTAAATACCGTTACAGAGAGCGGTTTGAATGAGATTGTCAGAAAAACTCTAAATTTATACCACATTGATGCAAAGTTTAAAAACGCTGTCTGTGAAAATATCAACAACCTGCGGGGAAAAAAGCTGGGGGGTGAAAAAGATTTTCAGTTAAAAAATGTGCCTTACAAAGACACATTACGGGAGATGGAGTTTTATTTCCCTTCCCGTAGTATCGATTCCCGTCTTATTAGAGATGTTTTTATTCGGAATGCCGGAGAGGGCGAAACAGAAAGCATTATTGCCGGTTCCATGGGAGAGGATGTTTCCGAAAAAATTTACGGATTTATGAAAGGCTATATAGACATGATTTTCCGTTATAACGGCAGGTATTACATCATAGACTGGAAAACCAATTATCTCGGATCCACATATGAAGATTATCGTGAAGATTCCCTTAATCAGGCAATGCTGAAATACCAGTATTTCCTGCAATATCATATTTATACGGTTGCTTTAACACTCCATCTGAACAGTAAAATGGAAAATTTTGATTACGAGCGGCATTTCGGCGGGGTATATTATCTTTTCCTGAGAGGTATCGACGCCGGCGAAAACAGCAGAAACGGTATATTCTTTCACAAACCCGCCCAGAGCGTTATTGCCGGACTGATTGAATCGTTTCAAATAGAGCCGGTTTTTTCAAACGGAGGCACCAGTGGGAACCCTTGA
- a CDS encoding monovalent cation/H+ antiporter subunit D family protein yields the protein MEMIQSLTPVYAVLVSLIAIIPIYFSRHNPNLREFWTIFAAVIKFIIVLSLIPPLIKGHTVGINLFQILPGISFGFRVDLLGLIFALMASFLWILTSFYSIGYMRSLKEHNQTRYFICFAGSLSATIGAAFASNLFTMYIFYEALTLFTYPLIAHEGTSDAFRGARIYLIYLLGTSIAFLLPAIIGTYLQAGSLDFVSSGLLSQTMNSEAGTLFLTIMFFMYIIGVAKAAIMPLHSWLPNAMVAPTPVSALLHAVAVVKMGVFVILRIVLNVYGIDLLSRLGIATILIYIASITIIFASVIALRQDNIKARLAYSTISQLSYIVVGVCLLTISGISGSIMHMVIHAFSKITLFFWAGAVAVSLKKKYVSQLNGIGARMPVSMTIFSIGALSLIGLPPFAGFLSKWMLVSGALEADMLIIAVVFATSSFLNACYFLPIIYTAFFKKLPEGEETTIKEAPLAMLIPMGITAAITILLFFIPGSLTYMVNMILQGLN from the coding sequence ATGGAAATGATTCAGTCACTTACGCCCGTATACGCTGTTCTGGTCTCGCTGATTGCAATCATACCTATATATTTCTCCCGTCATAATCCCAATTTACGGGAGTTCTGGACGATTTTTGCAGCAGTAATAAAATTTATAATCGTATTGTCTCTAATTCCGCCTTTGATAAAGGGCCACACCGTCGGAATTAATCTTTTTCAAATACTACCGGGAATCAGCTTCGGTTTCCGGGTGGATTTACTAGGCCTGATATTTGCACTTATGGCTTCATTCTTATGGATTCTCACTTCGTTTTATTCCATTGGTTATATGAGAAGCCTAAAAGAGCATAACCAGACACGTTATTTTATCTGTTTTGCAGGTTCACTTTCGGCTACAATAGGTGCGGCTTTCGCTTCAAATTTGTTCACAATGTATATATTTTATGAAGCACTGACACTTTTTACTTATCCACTGATAGCTCATGAGGGAACAAGCGATGCATTCAGAGGGGCAAGGATATATCTCATTTATCTGCTCGGTACTTCAATAGCATTTCTGCTGCCAGCAATAATCGGCACTTATCTTCAGGCAGGCTCCCTTGATTTTGTGAGCAGCGGTCTGCTCTCACAAACGATGAACTCTGAAGCCGGTACATTATTTCTTACTATTATGTTTTTTATGTATATCATAGGTGTTGCAAAAGCAGCGATAATGCCTCTTCATTCATGGCTTCCCAATGCAATGGTTGCCCCCACTCCGGTAAGTGCACTTCTGCATGCCGTTGCTGTGGTGAAAATGGGGGTTTTTGTAATTTTGAGAATTGTTCTGAATGTATATGGAATAGACCTGCTGTCCAGGCTGGGAATTGCAACGATTCTTATTTACATTGCAAGTATTACGATTATCTTTGCATCGGTTATTGCCTTAAGGCAGGATAATATAAAAGCCAGACTTGCATACTCCACAATAAGTCAGCTCTCATACATCGTTGTGGGTGTCTGTCTTCTTACAATATCCGGCATCTCCGGAAGTATTATGCATATGGTGATACACGCTTTTTCAAAAATAACGCTTTTTTTCTGGGCAGGCGCTGTGGCGGTAAGCTTAAAAAAGAAATATGTCAGCCAGCTTAACGGTATCGGTGCAAGGATGCCTGTAAGCATGACAATTTTCTCAATCGGGGCACTTTCACTTATTGGTCTGCCGCCTTTTGCAGGATTTTTAAGCAAATGGATGCTCGTATCCGGAGCTTTGGAAGCAGATATGCTGATTATTGCAGTTGTGTTTGCCACCAGTTCTTTTCTTAACGCCTGCTATTTCCTTCCCATTATTTACACCGCATTTTTCAAAAAGCTTCCCGAAGGTGAAGAGACAACGATAAAAGAGGCTCCGCTTGCAATGCTGATACCTATGGGCATTACGGCAGCTATTACGATCTTGCTCTTTTTTATCCCGGGCAGCTTGACATACATGGTTAATATGATTTTGCAGGGGCTGAACTGA
- a CDS encoding cation:proton antiporter subunit C, translated as MIEFIADKYNFWIAIVLMMIGFYAIIAKHNLVKKVIGLNIFQTSVFLFYISISKVNGGTAPIIWHPEGHAKVVYDNPLPHVLILTAIVVSVSVTAVALGIIVKLYKNYGSIEDDEIKIRELKEPELDSK; from the coding sequence ATGATTGAATTCATAGCAGATAAATACAATTTCTGGATAGCAATAGTCCTGATGATGATAGGTTTTTATGCTATTATTGCCAAACACAACCTGGTAAAAAAAGTGATCGGTTTGAACATCTTCCAGACTTCCGTATTTCTTTTCTATATTTCCATAAGCAAGGTTAACGGCGGTACTGCACCGATAATATGGCATCCTGAAGGGCACGCCAAAGTTGTTTACGATAACCCGCTTCCCCACGTACTTATACTCACAGCCATTGTAGTTTCCGTAAGTGTTACAGCGGTGGCTTTGGGTATCATTGTAAAATTATACAAAAATTACGGCAGTATAGAGGATGATGAAATTAAAATCAGAGAGCTCAAAGAGCCGGAGTTGGATTCCAAATGA
- the recD gene encoding exodeoxyribonuclease V subunit alpha produces the protein MGTLDELLEKNLINEADYYFARHLFTDKIKNSKSELPLLAALISSLNREGHICVDFESLHLLEKAPDIFRTKDIKNIVEKNSEYIGAPGEFKPFIFDGKRIYLHKYFEYENFIISNLSERSRIHYGIGERCAEAFAKDKNDSDVQLNLQNLAVFMGLRNNLSFISGGPGTGKTTTVARLLYYHLLQNKNINIALAAPTGKAAARMGDSLSDSMKRFNLENTTFTDIQTMTIHRLLGYSPYLGGFRYSKSGRKKHHPALLGYDLIVVDEASMIDLSLMFHLLKALPLETKLVFLGDRRQLASVAPGAVFGDICDIENINAFSEQFAGEYRLFSGEGIKETTVKSPMGDNIVELRKSYRYKSDSDIAKAAGMIEKGESSRLKDFLVNHSGTGEGSVRLISHSNLSEFFRENLLQHYIDISKSDDIDKAYKKVFNYQILTPLKRGRFSTESINNYFINALKTYFHLPKLRSYFNGMPVLINKNDYTNRLFNGDLGLIFGEKSAELKICFPSQEDSSFRQFRLKDIYGYEFAYCLTVHKSQGSEFDNVVLVLPEKSDFLSRELIYTAVTRARHSVVIIGNPDILAEAVSVKTTRMSGLREKIHGVTP, from the coding sequence GTGGGAACCCTTGATGAGCTTTTAGAGAAAAACCTTATTAATGAAGCTGACTATTATTTTGCCAGACATCTTTTTACCGACAAGATTAAAAATTCTAAAAGTGAACTCCCCCTTCTCGCTGCGCTTATTTCTTCTCTAAACAGAGAGGGGCATATCTGTGTAGATTTTGAGAGTCTGCACCTTTTGGAAAAAGCACCGGATATTTTCAGAACCAAAGACATTAAAAATATCGTTGAAAAAAATAGCGAATATATCGGCGCCCCCGGAGAATTCAAGCCTTTCATTTTTGACGGCAAAAGGATTTATCTCCACAAATATTTTGAGTATGAAAATTTTATTATTTCCAATCTGTCTGAAAGGAGCAGGATACATTACGGGATAGGTGAGCGCTGCGCTGAGGCATTTGCAAAAGATAAAAACGATTCCGATGTACAACTGAATCTGCAGAATCTGGCAGTGTTTATGGGACTTAGAAACAATCTGTCCTTTATTTCAGGTGGTCCGGGAACGGGTAAAACCACTACTGTTGCCAGACTTCTCTATTATCACTTATTACAGAATAAAAATATCAATATTGCACTTGCGGCGCCCACCGGCAAAGCCGCGGCCAGAATGGGGGACTCCCTATCCGACTCAATGAAACGTTTCAATCTGGAAAATACCACCTTTACCGATATACAGACAATGACAATTCACAGACTTCTGGGATACAGCCCCTATCTTGGCGGATTCAGATACAGCAAATCCGGCAGGAAGAAACATCATCCGGCTTTACTCGGGTATGATCTCATTGTGGTGGATGAAGCGTCGATGATAGATCTGAGTTTGATGTTTCATCTTTTAAAGGCTTTGCCTTTGGAGACGAAACTTGTTTTTCTAGGTGACAGAAGACAGCTTGCCTCTGTTGCTCCGGGAGCTGTTTTTGGTGATATATGCGATATCGAGAATATAAACGCCTTTTCTGAGCAGTTTGCCGGGGAATACAGATTATTTTCAGGCGAAGGTATCAAAGAGACGACGGTTAAGAGTCCTATGGGTGATAATATTGTGGAGCTTAGAAAAAGTTACAGGTATAAAAGTGACAGCGATATTGCTAAAGCCGCCGGAATGATTGAAAAAGGTGAAAGCAGCCGGTTGAAAGATTTTTTGGTAAACCACAGCGGCACAGGAGAAGGGAGCGTAAGGCTGATTAGTCACAGTAATCTTAGTGAATTTTTTAGGGAAAATCTCCTTCAGCACTACATTGATATAAGCAAAAGTGATGACATCGATAAGGCATATAAAAAGGTGTTTAACTATCAAATTCTGACCCCTCTTAAAAGGGGGCGTTTTTCCACCGAATCAATAAACAACTATTTTATAAATGCTTTGAAAACGTATTTTCATTTACCTAAGCTTAGATCATATTTCAACGGAATGCCTGTTCTGATAAATAAAAACGATTATACGAACAGACTGTTTAACGGAGATCTGGGGTTGATCTTCGGCGAAAAATCAGCAGAACTGAAAATCTGCTTTCCTTCACAGGAGGATAGCAGCTTCAGGCAATTCCGTCTTAAGGATATTTATGGATATGAGTTCGCCTACTGTCTAACAGTCCACAAATCCCAGGGTTCGGAATTTGATAATGTTGTGCTGGTTCTGCCGGAAAAAAGTGATTTTCTGAGCCGGGAGCTTATCTATACGGCTGTCACCAGAGCCCGGCATTCTGTGGTCATTATCGGTAATCCTGACATATTGGCCGAAGCTGTATCGGTAAAAACAACCAGGATGTCCGGTTTAAGGGAAAAAATTCACGGTGTGACTCCATGA
- a CDS encoding monovalent cation/H+ antiporter subunit D family protein codes for MIDFFTAHAPVLAIVVFIFGALTAPVLGKINNSLSYYCALITTAVSFILSVYLLVSVYNNGPLEYFLGGWKPPYGIEYRADILNSFILSVVSFVSLLSIIYGYGSIKAEIHDKRRPAFYSVYLLFIGGMMGILITNDIFNMYVFLEITSLAGYALIAMGRTRYSYMASFNYLILGSIGATFFLIGIGYLYMQTGTLNLTDLAQRLQGHFDTNVVLVAIAFIIVGLMLKMAVFPLHFWLPDAYTYSPSVISAAMAGTSTKVAAYLLIRLMYTIFGIQAGFSGINFSGIIIGISSITILAGSIIAISQTDLKRMLAFSSIGQIGYVLIGTAMANKYAFAGGLLHILNHAMMKTALFMVAGGFFYKLTSTKINNLKGMGWQMPFTSTMFLILSLSMVGIPLTVGFISKWYIVLGAAQSGNWIVVPVILLSSLLTAVYFGRVINTLFFKEPESSGAENLPIKMPYSMIGSTAVLVFLCIFFGVFAYLPAEISLKAAENIIGAMPWK; via the coding sequence ATGATTGATTTTTTTACCGCACACGCACCTGTTCTTGCTATTGTGGTTTTTATTTTCGGAGCGTTAACGGCTCCTGTACTTGGGAAAATAAATAATTCCTTATCTTATTACTGTGCTCTTATAACCACTGCTGTATCGTTCATACTCTCCGTTTACCTTCTCGTTTCGGTTTATAATAACGGCCCCTTGGAATATTTTCTCGGAGGCTGGAAACCACCGTACGGCATCGAATACCGTGCGGATATTCTTAACAGTTTTATTCTTTCGGTGGTATCCTTTGTATCTCTGCTTTCCATAATTTACGGATACGGAAGTATAAAAGCTGAAATCCATGATAAAAGGCGTCCTGCCTTTTATTCCGTCTACCTGCTTTTTATCGGCGGGATGATGGGAATTCTCATAACAAATGACATCTTTAATATGTACGTTTTTCTGGAAATAACGTCATTGGCAGGGTACGCCCTGATCGCTATGGGAAGGACAAGATACTCTTATATGGCAAGTTTCAACTATCTCATTTTGGGTTCAATTGGGGCAACGTTTTTTCTGATAGGTATAGGTTATTTATACATGCAGACAGGAACACTTAATCTGACCGATTTAGCACAACGGCTCCAGGGTCATTTTGATACAAATGTAGTGCTTGTGGCAATAGCATTTATTATTGTCGGACTTATGCTTAAGATGGCCGTATTCCCTCTTCACTTCTGGCTGCCGGATGCTTACACCTATTCCCCTTCTGTGATAAGCGCAGCAATGGCGGGAACATCAACAAAAGTGGCTGCCTATCTGCTGATAAGACTTATGTACACAATTTTCGGCATTCAGGCGGGTTTTTCAGGGATAAACTTTTCAGGAATTATAATAGGAATCTCCAGTATAACTATTCTTGCAGGCTCAATTATCGCAATATCACAGACCGATCTGAAAAGGATGCTGGCTTTCTCCTCCATAGGCCAGATAGGTTATGTTCTCATAGGTACTGCAATGGCAAACAAATATGCTTTTGCCGGCGGGCTCCTTCATATATTAAACCATGCAATGATGAAAACAGCTCTTTTCATGGTTGCAGGCGGATTTTTCTACAAACTTACGTCTACAAAGATAAATAATTTGAAAGGTATGGGGTGGCAGATGCCGTTCACATCGACAATGTTTCTCATTCTCTCCCTTTCAATGGTTGGCATACCTCTTACCGTGGGATTTATATCCAAATGGTACATTGTATTGGGAGCGGCTCAGTCGGGTAACTGGATAGTCGTGCCGGTAATACTTTTAAGCTCTCTTTTAACGGCAGTATATTTCGGAAGAGTTATTAATACTCTGTTTTTTAAAGAACCAGAATCTTCCGGTGCAGAAAATTTGCCCATAAAAATGCCTTATTCCATGATTGGCTCCACAGCGGTGCTTGTTTTCTTATGTATCTTTTTCGGTGTTTTTGCATACCTGCCAGCCGAAATATCGCTGAAAGCCGCTGAAAATATTATAGGGGCTATGCCATGGAAATGA
- a CDS encoding Na(+)/H(+) antiporter subunit D, with translation MINVLPPAFIFIISGLIVPFLKGRARNVFLTAVPIVTFINLITLPEGISMGYSYFSYNMHLLRVDELSLIFGYIFLIISFASFIYGYHVKNNWEFTAGLFYAGGALGVIFAADLVTLYFFWELMTVASVFLIWARNTDRSIGSGMRYFLFHLVGGVILLIGIILQIKQTGSAAFNHMELSSLSTYLIFIGFGINCAWPLLHTWLVDAYPEATILGTVLLSTFTTKTAIYTLVRGFAGTEILIFIGAAMAAFPIFYAVIENDLRRVLAYSLINQLGFMVVGIGIGTPLALNGTVAHVFADILFKSLLFMGMGAVLYRTGKIKATEIGGLYKYMPYTAAFTIVGAASISAFPLFSAFATKSMVMSATAGNHYTMTWLILLFASAGVFHHAGIKIPFFAFFSHDSGLRPKEAPLSMLIGMGILAFLNIFIGIFPGFLYQILPFDANYVPYTTAHVVSQLQLLLFSALAFTLLLRSGIYPPEIRSVNLDADLVYRKVLGGFIKFEDKIILPALDNVKYLFFNFMPSLLGTLTSNPYKLVNQIITGGVKEEKRGSEAESYFWLIGWSVFIITVFLAIYLLAFMHF, from the coding sequence ATGATTAATGTTCTCCCTCCCGCTTTTATTTTCATAATTTCCGGGCTTATAGTGCCGTTTTTAAAAGGCAGGGCAAGGAATGTCTTTTTAACAGCAGTGCCGATTGTGACTTTTATCAACCTTATAACTCTGCCCGAAGGTATTTCCATGGGGTATTCGTATTTCAGCTATAATATGCATTTATTAAGGGTGGACGAACTTTCTCTGATATTCGGATACATTTTTCTGATAATTTCTTTTGCTTCATTTATTTATGGCTACCATGTGAAAAACAACTGGGAATTCACCGCCGGTCTCTTTTATGCCGGAGGTGCACTGGGTGTAATTTTTGCCGCCGATCTCGTTACCCTTTATTTTTTCTGGGAATTAATGACTGTTGCTTCCGTATTCCTTATCTGGGCGAGAAACACAGACAGGTCTATAGGCTCGGGAATGCGCTATTTTCTTTTTCATCTTGTGGGCGGTGTTATTCTACTTATCGGAATCATTTTGCAGATCAAACAAACAGGAAGTGCAGCTTTTAATCATATGGAACTCTCCTCTTTAAGCACTTACCTTATCTTCATCGGTTTTGGAATAAACTGTGCATGGCCTCTTCTTCATACATGGCTTGTGGATGCTTACCCAGAAGCTACAATTCTCGGAACAGTTTTACTAAGTACCTTTACCACTAAAACAGCAATCTACACACTTGTCAGAGGTTTTGCTGGAACTGAAATACTGATATTTATAGGCGCTGCAATGGCAGCTTTCCCTATATTTTATGCCGTTATTGAAAACGATTTACGCAGGGTTCTTGCCTACAGTCTCATCAACCAGCTCGGTTTTATGGTGGTGGGTATCGGTATCGGGACACCGCTGGCACTGAACGGCACTGTTGCTCACGTGTTTGCCGATATACTTTTTAAATCTCTGCTTTTTATGGGAATGGGAGCTGTCCTTTACAGAACGGGCAAAATAAAGGCAACGGAAATAGGTGGTTTGTATAAATATATGCCTTATACTGCAGCCTTTACCATTGTAGGAGCTGCTTCCATATCAGCTTTTCCTCTTTTCAGTGCATTTGCCACAAAATCTATGGTGATGTCTGCAACTGCCGGCAACCACTATACGATGACCTGGCTCATTCTGCTATTTGCATCCGCCGGTGTCTTTCATCACGCCGGAATTAAAATTCCCTTTTTCGCTTTTTTCAGCCATGACAGCGGACTCAGACCAAAAGAAGCTCCCTTAAGTATGCTTATAGGCATGGGAATTCTTGCATTTTTAAACATATTTATCGGCATTTTTCCCGGATTCTTATATCAAATTCTCCCATTTGATGCCAATTATGTCCCGTACACTACTGCACACGTTGTAAGTCAGCTTCAACTTCTTCTCTTTTCAGCACTTGCATTCACACTTCTTCTCCGCTCCGGCATATACCCTCCGGAAATAAGATCGGTCAACCTGGATGCCGACCTTGTCTACAGAAAAGTTTTGGGAGGTTTTATTAAGTTTGAAGATAAGATTATTTTACCCGCCCTGGACAATGTGAAATATCTTTTCTTCAATTTCATGCCCTCACTACTTGGAACACTCACTTCCAATCCCTATAAACTGGTCAATCAAATTATTACCGGCGGAGTAAAAGAAGAAAAAAGAGGGAGTGAAGCAGAAAGTTATTTCTGGCTGATCGGATGGTCTGTGTTTATTATTACTGTATTTTTGGCCATATATCTCCTGGCTTTTATGCACTTCTGA